The DNA sequence ACCAGCATACTAAAACCGATGGTGCACAGAAGGGAAATATGCCGGGGCGCATTGAAGAACCGCTCATAGCATACCTTATACACCAGCATGCCCAAAACCCAGGAGGCGGCAAAGCTGACAATAAATCCGATGAACAGGTTGTTCCCGCAGAGTAAGAAGGTGTAGTAGGCGGCGAAGGCCCCAATCATAATAACCTCACCATGAGTAAAGGTTACCATGCCCACCACACCAACCACCACAGAATATCCGATGGCCATCAGGGCATAAATGGCACCCTGACATAGGCCGTTAATTAGCTGATTTAAAACATAAACCATATTGGCCTCCCCAATTGAAGCTTAAAGCAAAAGACGCTCTACAATTTTAATCCAATCGCAAAGCGCCTCCCACCTATTTCAGAATCAAAAAGCACAGTACCTTGGGCTTAAAGAAATCTCGGCCCAGTCTTAGGATTTGGAATAATCAAAGCCTTCCTTGATGACATACTTGCCGTTTTCAACGCCGCAAATCAGGTATTGACGGGTAATATCGCCAGCTTCATTAAACTTGATGGGGCCGGTAACACCGGTCATCTCAACAGCGGCCAGATTGTCGCGGATAGTCTGGCGGGTTACCTCGCCATCGCCGCTTGCTTCGATTGCTGCTGCAATCAGGTTCACGGTGTCATAGGCGCAGGCAGGGTGAATGGTAGGCTGGAAACCGGCTTTGGAAACAAACTCTTCTTTCCAAGCCATCAAATCTTTGTCGTCCTCGTTGAAGAAGAAGGGAGAGGTCAGCAGCAGGCCTTCGGCATTGGCACCGGCCAAATCAAGAAGCTGCTGAGAAGTTCCAGGCCCCAGTGTGGTGATGGGAATATCCCAACCGGTTCCACGAATCTGGTTGATAACCTGAGGAACAGCACCCTGATCCATGATAGCGATTACTTCAGGGTTCGCTGCTTTCAGCTTGGTGATCAGGGAAGAAAAGTCCTTTTCATCCTGCACATAGCTGACAGTCTCAACAATTTCCAGACCGATTGCATCGGCTTCTTTCTTGAAGTTATCATAGCAGGATTGGCCCCAGTCACTGTTTATGTAGATAACGCCAACTTTTTTCATGCCCATATACTTCTGAAGAATGTATTTGGCATAGAAAGGAGCCTCGCCGTCCTGACGGCCCATGATGCTGAAGCAGTAGGGGCTCATAGCAGCATAATCCGGGTTGGAGGCGGTGGGAGAAAGCTGAACGATACCGGCCTCATCCACGATAGGCGCATTGGCCATGCAGCTTCCGGAGGTGAAATCGCCTAAAATAGCCAGAACGCTTTCATCATCGGCAAACTGGCGGGCAAGGTCGGAGCTTTCTTTTGCATCACCCTTGGAATCCTTCACAACCAGCTCAAGCTGGTAGCCATTGGCGCCGCCGGCTGCATTGATCTTATCCACAGCCATCTTCATGCCAACTTCAAAGCCTTTGCCGTATTCGGCGTTGGTTCCGGTCAGCGGGGCCAAAACGCCCAGCTTAATGGTTCCCTTTTCAGCAGGAGCGGGTGTATCGGTTCCGGCGGTTGAAGCTTCTCCCTGAGAAGCGGCGGGGGTGCTGGATGCCGGGGTGCTGGAGCTTCCGCAGCCGGCAAGTGTTCCCAGTGCCAGAACTGCAATCAACAGAAGTGATACTATTCTTTTCATAAAACTTCTCCTCTTGTTTGTGTCGCATATGCCTGCAACCGGCCCAGGCGGGCCACAGGCGGTGTGAATGCCGTCTCTATTTCATTTTGGAAAGGCAGGCCAAGCCATTTCAAAATCAAATCATTATGAGTATATTTGTATGTATAGTCATTTGCACATAAAACAAATTCCTGTTTTATGTGTGCGGGGCAGGCCCGCAGGAGAAAAAATATCCCAAATCACTATAAAGAACGAATTCATGCGGGTGCATCCGCACCGCATTACAGCCCTTTGGGCCTGTTGTGTCAAACACTCATAACTGTTTGACACGAATTCTACTATAAAACAATCCCTATGTATCACATATGGGAACAGCCTATAGACCAGAGAGCACCACAAATAACAAAATTTCTTACTTGTGGAAGTGGAGCACGCAGCTGGAGCAGCCCTGTGCAATGGTCTCTTTCAGGTCAAGGCTCAGGCCCATAGCATCGGCAATACCGCGGTCGCCTTCCATAGCCATGTCGCAGAGGAGATCGATGGTGGCATCATCAAAGCCCTGCTTCTGCCATGCATTGACCAGTGCGCAGTAATGGAAATCTACGTTGACATTGTCACTGTCGGCGCCAATGTTATCCATATTGAAGGTGTTTACGCCCAGATCGCCCAAAAAGGCTTCACGGAAATCGCCGCAATTGCTGGGATCGGCACATTTGGATTTGAAGATTTCGCCATGAAAACGGCCGCAGCGGCGAATGGCACGGCGGATAATGGGCTCTGCGTCGATTCCGGCTTTAACCATCTCATCATAGATCAGTGCCATCCAAGTAGCGCGGTGCTCAATCTGGTCACGGTTGACCTGAACAGGCTCAGAAACCTTGTTGGCGTTATTGGTAATTTTAGACATAGTAAGTTACCCCTCTCATCATCAATCATATTTTCCCTCACCGGAAGCATCCCCTGCAAAAACAGAGTATGTTCCAGATTATTTGGCTTTATGGCTTGGTATGTTTCTGATGTATTATTAATCATACCAGAGCTTTTAAAAAAAACAGCCTGTCTTTCTGTATTGCATTTTTCCGCAATTCGTGATATCTTACTGGTATTATCAGTTGCGTTATGGACTGATAATACCAGCATGGGACAAAAAAATCAATAGAGTTTTTAATATTTTGTGCACCCACCCAAATCTTTTTACTATTTTCATTGAAATAGACCAATAGCCGGTTCTGGCCCTGGCCCGGCATATTTTTTGGCCTCTCAGCCAGAATTTTTACGGCAATACATTCTTTGTTGATTCACAGAAGGAGACTGGTATAATGCCTGTTCAAAGCCTTAAAGAACGAATTTACAGCCAGGTACTGGAAAATATTATTCAAGGGAGCTATCCCCTGGAATCTTTAATTAACGAGAAAGCTCTTGTAGAGGAATTCGGGGTCAGCAAATCCCCTGTTCGTGAGGCTTTGATCGAGCTTTGCAACGAGGGGGTTCTGCGCAGCATTCCCCGGTGCGGCTACGAGGTTGTGCGCATTACCGACCGGGATGTGCAGGAGATTCAGGATTTCCGCATGATTATCGAGGTTGGCGCATTGGATACCTATTGGTCCATGCTGGATCAAACCCATGTGGAACGCCTCCAGCAAATGCTGGACCAGCACTATCAGGAGGGCAAGGAATACAATGTTTTGGAGCACTGGCAGATGAACACAGAGTTCCATACCGAGCTGATGTCCTGCTTCCAAAATCGCTACCTTTATGACCGCATCAGCGAAACCCTGCGGGTTCTTAACCGGGCCTATGCTCAATTTTACTGGGATAAATGGCACCAAACCACTTCTTTTCTCAGCTCTGCGGGCTGCCACAGAAAAGTGGTGGACTGCATCCGCACCGGCAGCAAGGAGATGGCTTTGGAATACCTGCGGCAGGATATCAGCACCTTTGACGGGGCAGAATCCGGGCTTCGCCCCAATTTTTCCCGCCTTCATAAATAGCGGGGTTTCCCACAGAAAAGGAAGTGCCTTCCGGTTTTTTAACCGTGAAAGCACTTCCTTTTTTTAACCCTTTGTTGTTCACTTGGGCTGTGTATCTCTGGGAGCTGCCTGAT is a window from the Oscillospiraceae bacterium MB08-C2-2 genome containing:
- a CDS encoding GntR family transcriptional regulator, yielding MPVQSLKERIYSQVLENIIQGSYPLESLINEKALVEEFGVSKSPVREALIELCNEGVLRSIPRCGYEVVRITDRDVQEIQDFRMIIEVGALDTYWSMLDQTHVERLQQMLDQHYQEGKEYNVLEHWQMNTEFHTELMSCFQNRYLYDRISETLRVLNRAYAQFYWDKWHQTTSFLSSAGCHRKVVDCIRTGSKEMALEYLRQDISTFDGAESGLRPNFSRLHK
- a CDS encoding L-2-amino-thiazoline-4-carboxylic acid hydrolase, which produces MSKITNNANKVSEPVQVNRDQIEHRATWMALIYDEMVKAGIDAEPIIRRAIRRCGRFHGEIFKSKCADPSNCGDFREAFLGDLGVNTFNMDNIGADSDNVNVDFHYCALVNAWQKQGFDDATIDLLCDMAMEGDRGIADAMGLSLDLKETIAQGCSSCVLHFHK
- a CDS encoding ABC transporter substrate-binding protein, which produces MKRIVSLLLIAVLALGTLAGCGSSSTPASSTPAASQGEASTAGTDTPAPAEKGTIKLGVLAPLTGTNAEYGKGFEVGMKMAVDKINAAGGANGYQLELVVKDSKGDAKESSDLARQFADDESVLAILGDFTSGSCMANAPIVDEAGIVQLSPTASNPDYAAMSPYCFSIMGRQDGEAPFYAKYILQKYMGMKKVGVIYINSDWGQSCYDNFKKEADAIGLEIVETVSYVQDEKDFSSLITKLKAANPEVIAIMDQGAVPQVINQIRGTGWDIPITTLGPGTSQQLLDLAGANAEGLLLTSPFFFNEDDKDLMAWKEEFVSKAGFQPTIHPACAYDTVNLIAAAIEASGDGEVTRQTIRDNLAAVEMTGVTGPIKFNEAGDITRQYLICGVENGKYVIKEGFDYSKS